Below is a genomic region from Rosa chinensis cultivar Old Blush chromosome 5, RchiOBHm-V2, whole genome shotgun sequence.
TCCGAGCAAGTGCTCTGTCTCTTCTGGAAAGTAATGATCTGCAGAACCCCATGGATGCTTTGTCATAATCATTCCTTCTAGCTCCATGGCTACTTCTCTCATGGTAGGCCTTTCCTCCCCTTTTACCCTCAAACATCTTCTTGCAAGTTCGGCCACATTTTTCACCATCTCAATAGTTCCTTCATTCACTATCTCATCATCAAGCATTTGATTTAAGCAATCTTTTTCCATGGAAGCAACAAAGATGCTTGCTAAGAATTCATCTTTAGAAACTGCCACTTTGCTTGTTAAAAGCTCAGCCAAGAGAACCCCAAAGCTGTAAACGTCACTCTTTTCTGTTAGTTGGTTTGAATGCAGATATTCAGGGTCCAGGTATCCTACTGTCCCGAGCACCACAGTTTGTATTCCAGCTTCACCTGAAGCAACCAATCGTGAAGCTCCAAAGTCTGACACTTTCGTCGTATACTTATCATCTAACAGAATATTCGCTGCTTTGACATCTCGATGTATGATTGGTGTGGAAATTGAGGAGTGTAAATGGGCTAGTGCTCCTGCTGCTTCAGCTGCTATCTTCAATCGTAATTCAAATGAGAGTGATGATCTTTTCTTATGAATGTGCTCATGAAGAGTGCCATGGCTGATGAACTCGTATACAAGTATAGGCACTTCTGTTTCTAAACAACAACCCAAAAGCTTCACAACATTTCTGTGGTTGATTTGAGAAAGAATGATTACCTCGTTGACAAATTGCTCACTCTGACTGCCGACACAACCTTTTGACTTCTTTATGGCAATCACTTGGTTATCTGGCAGTATACCTTTGTATACTATTCCATAGCCTCCTTTGCCAAGAACTCTACTTTCATGGAAATTGTTTGTAGCCTCCTGAAGTTCTTCTGCGCTAAAAATTTTTGTTGTGTCCACGGCGCCTCCATGACTGGCAAGCTGTTGTTGTAACAATAATCCTCCATTTTCTTGGAAGTATTTTTCTTTCAGTTtgatgaattttctttttttatttcccCACCATAACCATGCAATTCCAATGAATGAAACCAAGAAGCCTGCACTTACACCTGCAAATATTTGAAAATTCATTGATTCAATAAATTGCTTTTGTATATTTGATCTTATATTGTTAATTTACAGGTATCGGATGGTTGTTACgtttgttttccttttattCTAGTTGGGAACTCCCATTGTTTATCGAGCATGTTTTTTAGGTTTTGATGCTTCTCCCCCTTAATTTgttgtttctctttttcttaCGCAATATcttctcaaaaataaaagtgCTTCTATTTGAGCAGAAAGGCTTCTCAAACCGAGCCAGAGCCTCTTatctattctctctcttttaaCATTCACAAGGGAAAACGTCCACCTTTAAATATTCATTCTGTTTTTGTTACcttttttaaacaaaaaaaaaaaaaaaagcttgagAAAGTCGGGTTAGTTTAAACTTGGAACCAAAAGTAGCTGAAGGTAAATTTGTTTCTGAAATTACTGTTTAATCCAATTTTGAGTTGGAATTTGGGCAGATAACATGGAAGTATACATACCCAATGAAACAATAAGCATGACTTCCATCTTTGAGAGTTTTTTTGATGCAGATCCTGTCATTCATGCCGTCGTGTTTGTATCCTTTGTGACATGAACAAGAGTAGTTTCCTGGAGGAGAATTTGAGCACTTTCCATTCTGGCAGGGGTTTGAAGTCTTGCACTCATCAATATCTGAAATGGAAGATAGGAAAGTAAAAGCCATATATCACAAATCAATGAATTTGGTAAAAGTGCAATGTAGAGCTAGCTTTCCATATATTTTGGCTGATAGATCGAgtatataaattataaattaaagacCACCTTGGCAACCATCTGGATGGTAAGGGTTTCCTTCATAATCAGGCAGGCACCGGCACAAGTAACCTCCTGACTCATTGATAGGCCGGTTTATGCACATGCTATAATTACCTCTGCATGCTAAATCCTTCCTTTTCTGAGCTCCATCACAAGCGTCTCTTTCATTCCCAATGGCCCAATTAAGAACCATTGGAAGCCCTTCGGTGCCATTCAGTTGTTCAAAACTGGTAGGGGAGAAATTGAACTTCCCTTGCTCTGCAATGAAGGCGTAGCTGCAGGGGTTAAAGTCCAGCACATACGAATGTTTGAAGTAGCTATTTAACCTCACAGTGAGATTGTACAATCCACTGGGGATGTTAGTCTGGCAACACCCAGCGCCAGAGCAAGACTTCTTATCAACACTGCCGCGGGTGTAGCATACTGACACGCACCCAGTAATGAATTCATCTTCCCATAGTAAGCCGTGCATGGTTGCATACGTGTCACAACCAACGGCGTAGAACTTGTTTTTGGAATCGGAGATCGTGTAAGGAAGAGGCAGCTCGAGCCAAGAACGGAAGCTGGACGTCCTATTGCCCTCGGCGTTATAGCAATCTTCAGCTACGTTGGCCAATATTTGCAACTCACCGTCATCAAGGGAAATGTTAGTAACAATGATATTCCCTTCCATCAAATATGCTGTTGGTCCTTGGGTGGTATTCTTACAATTGATAAAGAATTCTTTTCGCAGGTAACAACCCTTCTTCATGCCAAATGGATATGGAATTGTGAGATTGCCGCACTTGTCTGGGCAGTCAGCTGGGAGGGCTTGAGCAGCAGCTGCTGTTGTCGTAGTAGTACTAGCCGCCGAGAACAGGAGTAGGACTGCCACCAAAGAGAGTCGCAACGCCATGATCTGATCGACGACCCCAAATCAGGCAGGCTAGGGCCAGAGCTCGGGTATAAAATTTAGACACTCAGGTGTACGCTAAAGTGACTGTAACTTAAATTGAGTGTTAACTGGTTCAAGTCCATGCACGTTGATCAAGGTCGTTGTCCCTTTTATATCAACGAGTAGGTGCAATTACCATGCATCTTCCTCTGTCATAGTGTCCCTTTGGTCGTCGATTCAATAATCACGACGCGTGAATCGTGATGTACCTTCAATCAATTAGTCACGGATTTACTTTCTCCTCTCTATAGTCGGACACGGCATATGTCCTGCATTGAAAGGACATTTCTTGATTGAAATTTACCTCACTTAATTATGCTGCAATTTTGATTTCCACTACTACGGTGTTCGAGTTCCCACTTGGAAATCCAGGTGTTCTAAACTGGAACTAGGTCGTTCCTTTTAATTATTTCCATGAATGATTGCAAGCATCTCCACCAGTCATGATGTTTGTGTTTCCCCACTTGGTCGTCCCCACTTGGCGTGAAACATGTTGTTAGAAAAACCATTTCATATTTATTGGgtttttctaaatgtacccaacaaACTTCTAAATATACCCAGCAATTTATtatatttaaaatatttaattaaacccagcaaaTATTTCCAAAATAACCACCCAAACAAACATGTACCCAGCAAGaataaacatataaacaaaTCGAAATAGGGAGGATAGATGGGATTACGGCCGTTATGAAAAAAGGAGGAGTATGATTGTATGAACTCGTTATGATAAGATGACATCCGTATCTAACAATTGCAGCAGTCAATAGACTTCCTTGTAGTTCTGGCTGAGGGTATGGAGTTTTTTCAGTTGGGGAGCTTGTAGTTCGGTAAGCATAGAGGACTCCAGGTAGGTCAACATGCCAGCGGCCTCTGCGCCTTTTTAGCCCCTTCTTCATGCAATTGAAGTAGTGCGATTCATCTTTTCTGCCTGCCTCTGTAAATTAGAGAAAGGAAGCGTGATCTTTGTGCTTGTTTGCAAGTTTCTGAAGctatgatggttgaattgggtcattccataCACTTCTACTCTTCTCTCAAGTACACACACAATTAAACGAGCCTCACATCACCATTACAACAAAACCATTGTCTAATTTGTCTTGTGAGAAGAGTAGTGATGCTGGTGAAGAACTTTGTGCTGGGAAAACTATGAAGATGGGGGTACTTTGGGAAACTTGTTGGATTTAATACATCtaattaaaataatatttaaatataaataatttgCTGGGTGTACTGAGtgttttgctgggtacatttagaaacaccctatttattttatgtgcTAGTttagagaaattcttaggtagggGCTTCCCCACCACGTGAATATAGGGCAAGTCAATCAGAcatcagaattttttttccttgttccGAAACTGCCCCTGCTTTTTAAAAATGTAATACTCAAAAGACCCCCAGCTGAGGGTTGATTGATCAACCCTATATCCACGTGGTACGGGTGCCCCACGGAAATCGCTCTCGCTAGTTTAAAAGTTATTTCATGACGTCCAAACCTAACACGAATATGATATCACCATGCTAACCAAGACCAGGATCGGTGAATTCTACGCTCCAAATTGCCAATTTTgccaatttattttattttatttctaattttgccaattttattttttcattagaAAATTCCTTACTTTATTGTCtcttctatttatttatttttaagaatACTATAATAAAACAGAAGAACACATGCCCAACactatttggtctagtggcatagtctccCCTTTGTAAGTGGGAAGTtatgagttcgactcacgaaatACTAGTTGTAGCATTTAAGTTGCAtgtttatctgataaaaaaaataaaaaataaaaaacagaataACACATAATGCGGAAAGACTAAATAAGAGCCAACATTAAGATTTATTATAGATCTCTCCATTAGGTGGGAAGTCCGTTAATGGAAGCCATAGTGGGTTGGGCCGGACTTGGCTGGCAGCTTGTTATCTTCTTGTCTCTAAGGTTGTTGCCTGAGCTTGGGCCATCTTTTTTGCCCCGTCTAGgctatgtttttatttattttttattttagttttgtttattttagttGTTTAATTTTGTCTCACTTTTGGCGTATAATAAGTTCATGCATGTATTTTGTAAGGCTAATATGGCTAAATCACTACTAAAAACAGGCTAAAtcactactaaaaacaattgcttttgcgacggaaaaaactTTTCGTGACGGAAAATTAagccttttgcgacggaaatgttggcatcgcaataggtggcgtcacaagatccatttgcgacggtaaaatgCCTTCGCAAAAGGTAATTGCGACGGTATTCTCTTGTAGTCGCATCAGTTATTGTTTTGCTATGGCGATTTGCTACGCAAGCTTCCATCGCAAAATTTCCATCAGGGTAGCCCATGTAGAAGTATTTTCTAAGGCTATGATGTAGTCGCAATGTGTGTATTTTCAAAATAACCGCCAAATCTTCCTGCTACAATAGTTGCTACGATTAGTTTGCCATcgcaaatatatttataaatttttattaaaatattttgataaatagataaaactatataattttataCCAATTGTGATGCTAAAATGATCGTCCTAAACGctaattttgttttattattattatcattattattttttaccaattttcacaaaattaaacaaattgagaggaaatcgctgtgtattctctttatatagaggattatgatgcatagagtctgaatcatacaaggaaagataatctctagattcttctaattaaaccctagtGATACGcccaaaagcaagcgcataatttaaccctataagatgtcatcgttagtatatagtaaatagggatcgttctattccggggattgagggtacacctgtcattgtaaaaacaaataaagaattaaaataaatacaaagtataatatttacaaaatatatacaaatactaaataaaagggggatttaagaattagagttttgaaaattaaaataaataaaagaaagaaaatataaaaacacatatacaagggtgggacgcaaggaacaaagatcaaatccataatcatatgaatgaaatccaatcacaattcctatagttgatcttctatgtcatgagaaagaagttgaccatgtgaaacgttagaaagcaaacgatttcccatagtttactttccttgaataattaatctaagtgaaagcacctagatcaatcctattaaacatgcaatcaaagtctagaaagctagctaatcaaaacatgttcaacgcaagaagcatagagaaaggttatcaacttaagtgtacaacctagtatgaataagttcatctattttcaatcctcttcaattgaactcgacctttgtccaaagcctttactacttatgaaataggttcacaaaactattaggtgaattgtttacctaaatctagcaccaattacatgcatatatcctaagttggccaccaaagaacataaacatataaaagttttctgtaaagcaaattcaatcgaacaaactcacataagcaacttagaatcacaatcatagaattcgaaaaactttatttaaacatagaaattgggcttaaactttgccctaaacgttattgttaactagaagcaaattcatacgaaatcaaacaaggaaaccaaaaatgaTTACAAGTAAAAAGAATGAagtacaccgtgagtggagatggagatggaaagCTTGGACGTTGGGaacttgaatcttggaagcaagtcttcaaggtggatgatggaggtagatcttcacggctccttcttcttcttcctctccttgcttgaagacgcagaacttgtaactagagaatggagagggagagagagctttTATGTTTGGAattattttctgaatgaagaggtgtgtcttgtggtgtagcatagggggggtttatataggggtaggcaaggcttcatgaatttaatttctaaggaattttctggttgcaccacacagctccaaccaatgaattaatgccacgtcagctctgtcatgtcactcaaccaatcaaaaagctccaaaataaatccataatctttcaaatatattattgctgattttcccaagatttaatctgattttattcaccattttcggccaaatatctaggcatgaacctagacaatgtatccggactcattttggaccttttctccttaaatctctccatggctttatccttaacatcctccccttgattttctcttgattttcacattaaaattgcagattttattctctaatttcagctaacatatcttgagggaattgaggaacgaatctggacttgttttgaatcttttcttccttaaaattctcccttgatattctccacgtaatctccctgattttccatgcaaaaatcagatttaatctcccaaaatatctcccatgtcatcatgtggtctcctaatgccttcaggtttcctagcctcatcaggattcctgcgttgactgggattcctagtcggactaggaaaactccatttcttcatttcagctcatttccttgtcatttattccaatgcacctaaaaatagaaactttattaaaactgatttatttaaggaaataactaagtaaatatgaggaaataacaattaaacgtcgcattaaaatgctcctatcacctagGATTAAATTTAGTTTAGTCCCTTAGACTTTAGGCCAAACATTAGTTTGGTccctcatctttttttttttaatcaaactctTCCCTAATCTCTCAAATTCCATCAATgtagtccaaaatttgaatccgGCGCCAAAAGTGACGTCATGCGCTGAGTTGGACCTGACAAGGAGGGCCCACATTTCAGTTTCTAACCCCCCCGGAGGGGAGAATCGTCTTTTTGAACTGTTTGCCTctacaatttttttaaaaatgctAGCATAATCCTTAAAGTCTTGGTATTAAGAATTTTCAAACCATAAAATATGTATCAAACCTgcaaattttccagaaaatgaAGAGAATTTGACAAAATCCAAAAAATTACCATAAGTTGACCAAAACcataaaatttgatgaaaatgtTGTTCATAATTAGCAACCAAATAGAATAGATGCAGCAATGTGTTGTTTacatccaaacaaacaaaaaaccacTGTTTGGAAGAAGTTGCATAAAATTATAGCCCTAATCATCTGACCAAAAGATTAGGACCGGCAACCATGTGACACAGCACATGGTTGCACAAAAAATTGCAACTTTGCATATCTAAATCCTAACCTTGCACAAAAAATTGCAACTTTGCATCTCTAAATCCTAACCTCAGTTGCTTATCCCCCTCTTCACATGCTCATTTTCCGGCATTCTGTGCATTTTGTCGAATCCTTGCAAATGACCTTGATGAAGCTTGTGAAGATTGTGCAGTAGTCGAAGCGGCTTTACCCTTGCTGGTAGGAGCTTTTGGGGGTCTGCCCTGGCTTGTAGCAGGTCTAGTTGCTGCCCTCTTTGCATCTCTCTTTTCCTGTAATAATAACATGAAAAATATCAACTAAGAGCAAATGATGTGTCTTCAAACATAATTAAGAAAATTGCATCAGTTACCTTCTCTTCCATTTGTATCTGCTTTACTTTTGCCCTAAGctcattctttgtttttggtggtGGTTTGGTACCCTTTGCCTGCACCAAGTAAGCTGCTCAGTACCATATCAATTGCATTTAAATTAGGATTAAATCATAACCATAGAATACCTTAGTAGATGATGCCTCTCCACTGTTTAGCCTTTTCTTCTTTGTCCCATTAGCTGCTGCTGTCTTGGGTGGAAGATGTCTATGACAGGTCTTGACATTGTGACCCAATATGCCACAGTTGCCACACTTCAAAGATTTTTGGACCCTTCCAAGCTTGGGTCCTTCAGTCCCCTTCTCAGATGCATCTTTGATTCTTTTTGTCCTTGGTCTACCAGGCTGTCTATTATACTGAGGAGGGAGGATGGCAAGTTCTTCAGAAGGCATCCACACGTCCATCCCATTCACAGGCTTCACTGTGTGGGAGTAAATGTCCATGTAGGTCTTGGTCAAATAGCAGGCATCCACATATGCTTCAAGCTGTTCTCTCATGAAGTTGATAGCAGAGCAGGAATGCTTGCAAGGTATACTTGTTAGATCCCATCTTCTGCAAGCACAGCTCCTTCTTTGCAGATCAACCACATACCTGCCTCCTCCAATGCTCTCCACCTCTATTTTAGGGCTCCCAGTACCACTAGGGATGCAATTAGTTGTAGACTTAACCTTAttcttctctaaaatctccCTAGGCTTGGGGAAAATGGGATCCACAACTTTGCTCATCTTCTCTTTCCTTAATGCTATCCTCTTCATCAACTTCACCCTGATTTCTTCAAAGCTAGAAATCACAGGTTTGGATCTTGCTGGTAATCTGAAAGCATTGAAACTTTCACAAAGATTGTTCAGAAGCACATCACATTTCAAGAATGTGTTAAAACCTACACCAGTGCTTAGGGCTTGAAGGTTGTGCAAGATCTGTAATTTGTAAAAGACACAAACAATTAGCAGCAAGCAATAACAATTAACCAAACTTGAGCAAATAAAATTTAGGAAGCAAGTTACCAGTTAACCAGTCATAAGCAGCTATATCCATCTGCTTAATCAGAACCATCTCCTTCCAGAAATAAGCCAGAGTAGTGGATTTGGCAATTCACCAAAGCTGGTCCTTTATGGCTTTTCCGGGAAACACCTTGTTGAAGTTGGTCTATAGGTGTCTGACACAGAACCTATGATCAGCAAGAGGGAGAACCTCTTCACATGCAGGAAGCAACCCCTTCTGCTTGTCAGAAATAAATGTAAATCCATTTCCTTCTCCAGTGATATTTAGGTCCTTTTGTAAAAGCCTCAGAAACCAGAGCCAAGAATCCTTGCTCTCCTGCTCTACCATTGCGTAAGCCACCACATAGGTGGTGTTGTTTGCATCCAGCCCCACTGCAGCAAGAAGTTGACCTCCATAGGCACTCTTCAAGTGGCAGCCATCTACACCCAAAATGGGTCTGCAACCACTCCTGAACCCCCATCTTCAGTGCACCCAAGCAGATATACATTCTTTTAAAGACATGGGCCTTGTCAGGATTGTTGAAATCACACTTGATTTCAACAGTTGTGTCCGGGTCTACCCTTCTCAGATTGCATATTCTTGCACCCTTGCATACTGTTCTTTCAAGGAATTTTCAAGTTGTTGCACAGCAGCTTTCTTAGTCCTGTATGCTTGCTGAAAGGACACCCTTGCCTTTACCCCAGCTGACATGGACTTCATAAGTGCTTCTGTTGCAAGAAAACAAGATATACTTAAGCAATCAGCCATAAAATACATATTTAGTTCAATAAACttgtaaacaaaatagaaatgaACTTTAACATTTACCTGTTGAGATGTCAGGATTAAGTTGTATCATGTTAGCAAACTTTTCAATCAGATATGGGGTTCTAACAGCAGTGTTGTCAATAACTCTTGCACAGCTATGCTTTTTTTGGTATGTCTTCATCTGAAATGTATTCTCATATTGCATCTTGGATGCATACAGCTCAAAGTCACAGTTCTCAGCTTTACAAATAGCCCTCAGCCTTTTTTTGTCATTCTTCACAAAAATAAGGATCCAACCCTTCTGAATTGCCTGCTCCCTTATAGCTGCTCTCAGGATTTGAGGGGTAGCAAACAACATATATACCCTTGTAGAAATGTGGGTCCTTCATGCCACCTTAGGGTTGAATTCTGGAAAGTTAGGTCCCTCTCCATCATCATCAGAGTTGTGTTCATGCCCTATTACTTTTTCATCAGAGTCAATAGCCCCAAACATACCCTCATTGTCCTCATCCTCTGCTCGTTCATCCACATTACTTCTCCCCACAGAAGCAATACCGCATCCCTCCTCTGAAGCCCTTTCACCTCCCTAAGGGTCTGTTAACCAGTCAAACAAGAAGTCATCATCGACTCCATAGGCtgcaacatcatcatcatcagtagCAGGGTTATAGTCATCATCTTGACTATCTTCTTCTGAACTAAACTTCAATCCTCCTTCAGACTCACATTCCTCCTCATCCTCACCTGATCCCCAGCCATCCTCAACCTCAATTTCTACATCCTCTCCCTCTTGTCCTCCTAAATTCTCACCATTatctctaaaccctaaaccctcccCATCACCATGAGATTGTCCTCCTAAAACCTCACCATCATAGCTAGTCATCATCACTATCACCATCAACTTGCTCAAACTCCAATTTACCCTTTCCTTTATCAGTAGGATCTATGACAGGAACTCTGCTTGCTTGAGTTGGCACATCCTCTTGATGATCAATTTTCACACCAGGCAAAGCCTTCCTAATTTCCTGTATCTTATACCTTTTGTCCTTCACTTGGTTTGGCACCTGAGGCTGCTTCTTAGGAGAATCAGGTAGCTTATCAGGAGAATCAGGTAGCTTCTCAATCTTGACACTTGTTCTTGGCTTTCTTGGTGAATCTGGTAGCTCTTCTATGACAACATTGCTTGATGCAGCTTGACTCCAACCAGGTATTTGGTCTTCATACACAAACAAATCATCCAGAGAGTCTTCATAAGCACGGTCCAGCTCCAAATGGTCAAGGTAAAGTATCACCAGCCTTACTTTAGGCACCAGGCAACACATTCTGATCACATCACTATCACAGCTCAGCTTTGTCTTTCCATCCTCCTCACTGCCAATGGAATACCAGTAATCTATCCTTGTCCCAGCGTATTTAGGGTTGATGCCCCTCACCATGCCATCCATTTCAGTCAATGATATTTTGTCTTTGTCAACGTTATCGTAGTAACTTATGCTTCCTCCAATGTACTTACCTTCAATATGATCTATATAGCCACCATGGTATACCTTGGTGGTAAAATAATCAGGGTGAACTGAAAGTGATAAAACACACTGTTAGAACAGCATACCACTAACTAAACAGCCACAACACCTTGTCAAAAGTAAACCACAATACAGCCCTAAACATGGTACGGTTGCATAAAACAACAATAAGCACAGTAAATAAGCCAACAACATAGTTTAATAtctccaacaaccaaaaccggCCAAAAATGAATTCTTTAGTAGGAACACTGGCCCTGCAGGATGACAGACCCAGTCTTAAATCCCGTAATTCACATACTCAACAACAAACACATGTAACCTTGCATATTTAATTCATTTCTTATATAAAGAGAAACATAAGACCACAAAatacaattccaaaccctaatTCTTGAAACCCCCAAATGAGAAGCTTCCAACCCTTATCTGACAAAATCTAAACCTAAAATCACCACATAGGTACTTCGAAGCTTCCAAACCATAAATTTCCAAATCAGGTAACCAAACAGCCaataaatttcaatttgaatGCAATACGATATACCTAAGAACAAACATGGCCCCAAATCGAAAAACCAATAACCTCttaatcaaacccaaaacagaAAATCTCCAAAAAAAAGGCAGAAATCTTCATTTTCGACTTCAACACTAACCGTAGTTTGGAATTTCTT
It encodes:
- the LOC112166645 gene encoding wall-associated receptor kinase 1, whose amino-acid sequence is MTGSASKKLSKMEVMLIVSLGVSAGFLVSFIGIAWLWWGNKKRKFIKLKEKYFQENGGLLLQQQLASHGGAVDTTKIFSAEELQEATNNFHESRVLGKGGYGIVYKGILPDNQVIAIKKSKGCVGSQSEQFVNEVIILSQINHRNVVKLLGCCLETEVPILVYEFISHGTLHEHIHKKRSSLSFELRLKIAAEAAGALAHLHSSISTPIIHRDVKAANILLDDKYTTKVSDFGASRLVASGEAGIQTVVLGTVGYLDPEYLHSNQLTEKSDVYSFGVLLAELLTSKVAVSKDEFLASIFVASMEKDCLNQMLDDEIVNEGTIEMVKNVAELARRCLRVKGEERPTMREVAMELEGMIMTKHPWGSADHYFPEETEHLLGSPNTSKDYSVNVDGGGGPGTASGSSMQIDMSMSSYADGR
- the LOC112203142 gene encoding wall-associated receptor kinase 2-like — its product is MALRLSLVAVLLLFSAASTTTTTAAAAQALPADCPDKCGNLTIPYPFGMKKGCYLRKEFFINCKNTTQGPTAYLMEGNIIVTNISLDDGELQILANVAEDCYNAEGNRTSSFRSWLELPLPYTISDSKNKFYAVGCDTYATMHGLLWEDEFITGCVSVCYTRGSVDKKSCSGAGCCQTNIPSGLYNLTVRLNSYFKHSYVLDFNPCSYAFIAEQGKFNFSPTSFEQLNGTEGLPMVLNWAIGNERDACDGAQKRKDLACRGNYSMCINRPINESGGYLCRCLPDYEGNPYHPDGCQGGL